CCTTAAAATTTTAGTGATTTTAGCAAAGTTAATATAAATTTCTAGCTTCAAAAGGTAAAATGAGCCAAATTTTAAAGGTAAAAAGATGAAGAAAATTTTGCCATTTTTAGCGCCTATTTGCCTCTTTGCAAGTAGCTGCGACAAGCTGGTGCAAGAGAGCGTAAATGAGTTTTATAAAAACGATAGAAATTTAGCTCGCGCTATAAATTTAGCCGAGCAAGCGACTGATGTCTGCTTAAAAGAGGGCAACACCGAGCAGGCGATCACTTCGCTCATAAATGGCGCCAGCATTTGCCTAGTAAATAAAGAGCCACAAAAGGCGTTAGGGCTCTCACAAAGATCCATAGAACTCGCGGCAAACGTTAGTGACAAACTACTGCTAGCACGCTCTTATCAAAACATAGGCGCAGCAAAAAAGGCGCTAGGCAAATATGACGAAGCGCTTGCTAATTTTCAAGAAGCTCAAAAAATTTATGACGTCACGCCAAATACCCCAATGCGCGACAGGCTGCTTTGCATAAAGTCCATCGGTAACGCCTACTACATGAAAAATGACTTTGCAAATGCCTACGACAAGCACATTTTAGCGTTAAATTTGCTTGATATCACACCAGAGTTAAGTGGCAACGAGCTTGTGCGATCAGAGCTGTTAATAGAAGTCGCTAACGACCTAGTAAAACTTGAGCAAAAGGACGAAGCTGCCAAAAACTACAAAGAAGTATTTGAAATTTTAAAAGGCAAGGAGCAAAACCCTCGTACGCTGGGTCTTTTGGAGCGAGCCAGCAAGGGGCTAAAGGAGCTTAACTAAAGTTTTTCTTTAGGCTCTTTAATACGAAATTTGCAAGTTCAAGCCCCTTTGAGCGGTGAGAAATTTTGAGCTTTGTCTCGTTATCTAGCTCGCCAAGCGTCTTTGTAAAGCCATCTGGGATAAAGAGTGCGTCGTAGCCAAAGCCGTTTGTGCCGCGCTCCTCATCTATCGCCTCGCCATACATAAAGCCATGCGCCGTGTAGTCGCCAAATTTTGAGCTGATAGCGATACAGGCGGTGTAGTGAGCTGGTGAGCTCTTTAAATTTAACGCCTTTAGCTTGCTAATTAGCTTTGCTCTATTGTTTGCGTCATTTGCGTTTTTGCCGCACACTTTGCCATTTTCATCAAGGTCAAAGTAGC
This genomic stretch from Campylobacter concisus harbors:
- a CDS encoding non-canonical purine NTP pyrophosphatase — protein: MKIVLATSNLDKVKEIKEFLKGYEIYALSEVVKPFEIVEDGSSFQANALIKSKAVFAKLKEQGLEDEFVSLSDDSGISVDALGGEPGIYSARYFDLDENGKVCGKNANDANNRAKLISKLKALNLKSSPAHYTACIAISSKFGDYTAHGFMYGEAIDEERGTNGFGYDALFIPDGFTKTLGELDNETKLKISHRSKGLELANFVLKSLKKNFS
- a CDS encoding tetratricopeptide repeat protein is translated as MKKILPFLAPICLFASSCDKLVQESVNEFYKNDRNLARAINLAEQATDVCLKEGNTEQAITSLINGASICLVNKEPQKALGLSQRSIELAANVSDKLLLARSYQNIGAAKKALGKYDEALANFQEAQKIYDVTPNTPMRDRLLCIKSIGNAYYMKNDFANAYDKHILALNLLDITPELSGNELVRSELLIEVANDLVKLEQKDEAAKNYKEVFEILKGKEQNPRTLGLLERASKGLKELN